The Halichoerus grypus chromosome 3, mHalGry1.hap1.1, whole genome shotgun sequence genome segment caaaattcaaagtatggtttctactgaatgcaggTTGTTTTAGCACCATAGTGAAGTCAAAAAATCTTAAGTCAAACCATCGTACATCAGCGATCATCTGCATTATTTAAAGTGCTCTCCTGCAAACCGCTACCGGTCCGTGACATAAGGAACTTGCACAGGGAGTAAGTCAACGACCTCCCTAAGCACACTGTTTCGTTCAGCTGATATTTTTTCCATAATCAACATCTCTCAATGAGAAAAGCAATATATTGATGAACACTCTGGCATATGCTCATCTAATCCCTGACCTGTAACAAACAGTGCACAGAAGACTGGCATTAGTCTACAGACACATTTTGAGTAGCACTGCCTAGATCACgagcaggtatttttttttaagctctcaaAGCCTATCTTCATCTCTATGATGAGAAATAGTAATAACTGTTCTGAACACCTCAAATAATAGTCTGATGCTCTAAAGAGCAATTAAGCTTGCAAACAGCAGGTACCAATTAATTATGGGTCACTGCATTATGTAGAAAGCCTTCTGAAATAAAGcaatatgtaaaagtaaaatgacattttttatttgttcagaaTGCTTGCTTTTagttaactgaaattaaaaatggtttGTTTTCCAGTGAAGTTAACACCCAAAACTATTAACTTCAATATTAAAAGTATATAACAAAAATGGACCTATATTTAATCTCAGCTGATACCTGAATAGTTATATATACACTATACAATGACATCTATTCTTTTTAACAAAGCACAGCCTCCCGATCAGACACAGAAATGCAGAAGTAACAgtgttactttcattttttcccactcGAGTAAAAGATTTTAATCTCTAGAATTCATAAACTCAAAACTGTTGacacaattttaattattttttcttgttcatgTCTGAAGAGGAGCTTCTTTCTCTaagaaattttgtattttataatctttCCTTTGAAATAGAAGAAAGATATGGAATCTCCTGAGTTATATATGCAGCTCATACattctttaaaagttattttttaaaatattacaaattaatCATATATATCCATAATACACATCCTTGTTATTCATATATTCCTTTAAGCAACATTCAAGTAGATTTGTGCTTTGTATGTTTACATTACTTTAGAGCTTATTTTTAGCTTTCAATAAAACTGTATCTATAAagatttctcaaatatttaataaatgaggcaaaacagccattatgaaaatataaactgCTATTAGAGCTTTTTCATCTCTcattttttatgcatttcctgTCGACCATGTCATTTCCTGTTCTGCAGGGAAGTGGGTACATTTTCATCTCTGTAAGCCCAACATGCTGCTTTCTCAGCATAGCAAAACAGTCAGTACAGCGCAGGTATTCTGAACACACAGTATTCACTTGGTCGCATCTGGGGTAGCAGTAGAATCTCAGAGTGTTGGTTATTTCAACTGCAGGACCACCTTAAAACACAAagtcgggggtgggggatgggaatcAGGTTATTCCAGAACGATGCCCGTATCTGCTTAATGAAATGCTTTGAAATCTCTGAAGACAGGAGAACTGATAACAAGCAAGTACAATGCACAGTAACTGATGATGCATGCCTGCCGGGATCCATGGTTCAGACTCAATTAACATTTATATGAGGCTCTACCACACACTCCCTAAGACATTTAGCCCCATCCAAAAGCAAGCCAGGCTACCAGTGTGGCTACTAGGCATGTGGACCAATCATCATGGCACTAAAATGACTGAGTAACTGCAAAGTACGGACGGAAGCTGAATATACCAGGGTTTCAAAAAGGCAGAGccggagggcacctgggtggcccagtcggttgagcatctgcctttggctcaggtcatgatcccggaatcctggaatggagtcctgcattgggaatccctgctcagcggggagtctgcttctccccctccctctgccactcccccttgctcatgcactcacgcgcacgcgctctctctttctctctctctttcaaagtaaatacataaataaataaaatctaaaagaaaaaaaaaagagcggaagcgcctgggtggctcagtcagttaagcatccgactcttgatctcagctcaggtcttgatctcagggtggtgagttcaggccctgcactgggctccacgctggacatggagactactttaaaaagaaaaaaaaggtagagcCAAGAAGGTTGGTCAGGGGCAAGAGAAGTTGGTTAGAATATCTGACATTGATCACTGGAGAACAGATTACTAGAACAAATgctgagaaatcttttttttttttttaattttatttatttatttgacagagacagagagcacaagcagggggagcggcaggcagagggagagggagaagcaggctctctgctgagcagggagcccaatgcaggactcgatcccagaactctgggatcatgacccaagcctaaagcagacgcctaacagactgagccacccaggtgcccaatgctGAGCAATCATGAAAGGAACACACGTATACAGagacagttatttttatttctttctgacaGCAGCAGTTTCAATtgtttaaatatgatttttcttgTTAAATAAACACCAAGAATGGTTCCTGTTAGTCAATCCTttgtatacataaaatttttagtCACTCATTAGTTTTACCTGATTTTGTCATAACTACAAGCCATATTTTGTCTCCTGTACTTAGAGGATTATAAAAGCAATTCTATTTGTGcagttaaaacttttttttttttaaagattttatttatttatttgacagagagagagagagcactagcagggggagcgacagagggagaagcaggctccccactgagcagggagcccgatgtggggctcgatcccaggaccctgggatcatgacccaagccaaaggcagaggtttaaccaacttagccactcaggcgccccttatctgTGCATTTAAATAAGacactcttttctttaaaatcataactacacataataatcataaaaacaCTTCAGGATCAACTAATTTCATAGCCCCAaggtaaaagtttttttttaagtaaaaattttatttttatcattaatgagGACTGAGGCAAAAAAATCTAGCTGTTAGGAGAGCACTATTATTCTATCAAAAATAACTACTTGATAAATTATGCTCAAAACTAAGTAGTTAAAATTACAAGTTATAATTAAATATCTAAAACTAGAGATGTAGAACATATCAACAAGGTATTTTCTGTGCTTAACAtaaaatatcaggaataaaagaaatatgaaaagtcAATTACGAGTTTTTCTTCTATTGTTCTAAGGATATCAATCaaaacttaaacattttaaacacacaacaaaattaaaacaaatacctTATTAGCTGCTTCCAAGGAATTTATTAGATTCTGCAGCTCTTCTTTACTCATTTCAACAGAATATGGTTTGACTTCaccattttcttttatgtctagATGAAGGTTTAAAAGTGGCATTTGTAAAGTAGCAATCTTGTCACTAGACAGTGCAAGCtgtttaaaatgaggaaaacagtaATTAATAAGTAGTAAAAAAGACTACATTAAATATGCATCAGAGCTTATTAACAATACATCTTAAGAAAAGAATACTCCTGTTTGCTGTCAAGTGCAGGAAAAggtggaagaaataaagaaacccaTGCCAAACCAACACATAtatgaagaacagactgagaaaGGAGGATGACAGAGAGGAAGACGACTAGGGAAAAAAGGACAAACAGTCCAAAGTTTGTGGTAGAAGCAGAAATTCAGAGCAGAGTTATGGCTGGGAAAGGAAGTACTGAACGGGTCCAATGCATCACGAAACCAAGACTTCTTAAAGCTTAAAGAAGTGTGAAGATACCAAGAGGATGAAAGTCCATGTACAAAGATAAAACTAAAAACACTGGTAAACCCTGTGCAATGAAGATACTTAATTTACAATCAGCTAATTCTCTATTAAATTATTGATAAACATGTTATCAAGATACCACTTTCAATTAGAGCCACTCAGCAAAAACACTCAACATTTACTCcactttctattttctgtctaaAGAGAATcctagaggaaacagaagaaccaAATATTTATGgtattaataatttttgaaacaaGCACCATAGCTTCATTGGCAGATGGCAAAGGGAAAATCAATTTTCCTGGAATCTTAGCTAAAAAACTCCACAATACCTGAATCTTCAAAGTGTTACTACTTGCAAAAATTTACTTGTACCATTCATTACTTGTACAATGATTGGTAAGGAACTACTTCCCTAACAAACATCCTCGGAGTGCACACACTACAGAATTGAATCCTCACATACCTCCTtcattctctcttaaaaaacCAGGACTCATAATATCTGAGATTTGGAAGTATCAAAGATGGTCTACCGTATAGATAATTCTCCTCCTCAGTGTCTCCAGTAACTGCTTTCTCAGTCTATGTTTGAATATGACCAATGATGAACATGCTACCTCAAGAAGAGGTTAAAATAATCTTCAGATACTGAAAGGTGTAAAAAAGTTCTCCTTAAGTTGAACGTGAATTCATCTTATTGCAAACTCTATACCTTAGACCTTACCCTTTGTCCTAGCCTCTGAAGCCACAGAGCATATATCAATTCCCTCATCCATACAGATGACTTTTAGTCCTTTAAGGATAACTATAATTTTTctaataaagtttttcttttctggatagATGGTCTCAAGTGTTTCAAAAAACCTTCATGTACCACGATTTTAAGTTCCTGTTCATTCTTTTTTGGTTTGGCTCCAATTTGTTTAAGTATTTCTTATATTTGGCAGCCAAAAGTAAAATTACTACtaaattaaattaactaaaaagatttaatgaatgaaaacagaattagaactACCCATTGCTTGAAACACTGCATTTCTACCAACAAAACAAGACTGAATCACCATACTGCTGACTCAGGTCACATTTGGCAAATCAAAACAactaaatatttttcatacaAATTACTTTTGGCATATCTCTCATATCTTTTATATtaaattggttttatttaaataaaaacccttTACCTAGGTTATCTCTGCTCagtttattttgcttcatttggTCCATCACTGTAATTtgctgtaaaataattttaaactttgactgtattatattaatattaaacataTCACAGATCTGATGAGCATATGAGCATAATATGCATGAAAGAATATTTGTTAAAGTTTGGGCCAAAACCAGAATCACAGAGACCTCCTTTCTGGCTAACATAAATTCATCTGGTTTTGGTTATTAACCCAGCTATGACCCAAATAACTATATGATTTGTCCACATTTTTCTCCACTTTATCCACAAAGACAATATGAGGCACTTATCAtgctgaaaagaagaaacaacaatGTGTTTCAACACAACCTCCTCATCTAGGTCTAGGTACCCTATATAGCATGGAAAGTTGGTCTGAAATTGTTCTTTATGAATCCTACTGATCATGAGtctcttttcaaaatgttttttaagtgctCTTTTAATAGCACATTATAGATTTTACCCCTGGAGGCAGAATCTTATTTACCAATCTCAGGAAGACTACAAAGTCTAGAAAGTTCTAGCCAAAAATAGATGTTGAATACATACTACTCCACTACTTAAGACATTTAATGATTCACAGCTCTAGTTAATTAAATTATCAATGTAGTGTTTTTACATATTATGTGGATGTTTGTACTATACTAAGTTaatgtaaaaatacaattttttgacaatgtattcttaaaataacagaaattttagatatatattaTGAAGAATAAGCATTTCTATtcaaaaaatgagataaaaaacaTACATGCCCATAAACAGATTCTCACCTTTAACTGCCAATCAAAATCCTGTAGCTGTGCAGAAGAAATGTCAACTATTTCTTCTAACAGAGCCTGCTTGATTTCATCTTTCCTACTTTTCAAGCATTTCATGACAGCTTGTTGATGAAATGAATTCAACTGATTCAACTGCTGAAatatctatgaaaataaaaataaacagaaaataagcgAAAGGGTCTTTGtttaaaatgtacacacacaGCTCCACTCCCCTTtcataaaacctttaaaatgacagttaaaaaaatatatatatttctgtctctatgaaaaGAATAAGATGAGAATGCATAACTAACAAacgagattttcttttttaagattttatttatttatttgacagagagagacacagcgagagaaggaacacaagcaaagggagtgagagagggagaagcaggcctcctgctgagcagggagcccgatgtggggctcgatcccaggaccctgggatcatgacctgagccgaaggcagatgcttaatgactgagccacccaggcgcccccaaacaagagattttaacaaatttttgCAAAACAGAAATGAGAAGGACTGACTGATGAAGCAGCATGGAAGCAAAGACCACTAAAGCTGGtatagttattttaatatcaGACAGTGTAGCCTTTAAGGCAAGAAGtattatgagaaataaagaaGGCCCAAGGGCCATTCAACTGAAAGAACAATCATTAACTTGTGTGCAcctaatatatattcaaaatatataaaacaacacaaCTTggcagaactaaaaggagaaatggataaatctaCCTTCATAATTAGAATGTTGACACATCTCCCAGTaactgacagaaaaagaaaaaaaaatcagtaaagataaaGAAGTGAAAAACACTATCTCCCTTAAACCTAACTGACATATAGAACATTGTGTTCAACAACTACAGAacacatattattttcaaaaatatgtggATCATTCACCAAAATGAACCATATGATGAGCCATGTAGCAAATCACAACAGatttcaaaggactgaaatcaaactatttatatttttttaccatGGTGTAATTAAATCATAACtgataaaaaaattccaaatatttgaaaattatacaaCATAGTAACATAGtactatgaaagaaataaaatcaatcttaaactcttccagagaataagagaaaaaatacttcctaattcattttattagACCAGAATAAAACTTGACATCCTGACAAGGacattacagaaaagaaaaactatgagCCAATATCACACAagaacagatgcaaaaatcctaaataaaatactgGCAAATCAAATTTAGAGATACATAAAAAGATaacacatcatgaccaagtggcaTTTATTTTGGCAATGCAAGGTTAGTTTAGcatttaaaaatccaatgaaagacaccacatcaacaaaataaaggagaacaaaataacaaatttagggaaagagcatttaaagaaaattcaataCCTATTAATGATAACAATTCTCAGTAAAGTAGGAACTGTAGGAAATTTCTTTAATCTGATAGTCGATATCTAGAAAATCATACAGCCAACACAACAAATGATAAAATAGTGAATAcattctccctaaggtcaggaataagactgatttttttttcaacactgTTTTAAAGATgttagccagtgcaataaggtaaggaaaaaaaagatattaaaatttaacaagaaaataattgtacatcaaaaaaataccattttataagccattaaataaaatttttaaagactgttaAGCATGGGGTTAAAGATATAAAATTGGCGGTGTTTCTACatactagcaataaacaattggagaacaaaatttaaaaacatcaaaaatatcaattacttagaaataaatctaacaaaatacttGCAAGACCTctatactaaaaactacaaaatgttagAGAAATTGAAGTAATCCAAACAAATGGAATgttataccatgttcatggattgggaggATTAATATTAAGCTGtaaatttttcccaaaataatctagagattcagtgcaatccccatgcTATGAACTTAAGTATGTcaccccaaaattcctatgttgcaATCCTAACCTTCATTGTGATGATATTTAAAGATGGGGCCTCTGAGAAGTAATTAGGTTTAATAGGTCATAAGGGTTGGAGCCCTCATGAtaggattagtacccttataaaaagagacacaagagagcatggcttctgtccctctcccctcatcAATGTGAGAAACACAAGAAGGTAGTCCACAGCCAGGAAAAAGGCCCTCAACAGGGAATCAAATCAGTCAGCACCTTTATCTTGGACTCACCAGCCTCTAgtattgtgagaaataaattcttgttgtttaagctacccagtgtATAGTATTTTGGTGTGGCAGCCCAGCAGGTTTTTTGGttgaaattgacaagctgattttaaaatgtacatgaaaatacagaggacctagaatagccaaagcaatcttggagaAGCATGAAGTTAAAGGTCTTCTACTGCCAGATATCAAGACTTTATGTAACATAGCTTTAAttctacagtaattaagacagtgtagtACTGAGAAATATAGACAAACTAATGGAGCAGAATTAAGAGTCcagatacaggggcacctgggtggctcagtcggttaagtgtctgccttcggctcaggtcatgatcccagcatcctgggatcaagccccacattgggctccctgctcagtggggagcctgcttctccctctcctgcacccCCCCGTCTGTGAgtgctctttcttgctctgtcaaataaataaataaaatcttaaaaaaaaaagtccagatacatacatatacagtGACCTGATTTACGACAAAGGCTGCACAGAAATTCTATGGGAGCAAGGACGGTCATTTCAATAAACGCTACTGGGTCAGTTGGCTATTGACGTGAAAAAATGTGAACTCGACCCTTactccacacacacatattaatTCAAAATGCATCAGTAACATAAATGTGAGAGCTTCTACAAGAAAACTAACAAACACATCTTCATGACTTTGgcacaaatatttcttaaacatgaCTTTAATAGCACTAACCACCAAAAGAAATATTGACAAAGCTGGACTTGATTAAAATTCAGAACTTCTGTTCAcaaaaagacaccattaagagtGAAAAGGGGAGCCACataatgagagaagatatttaaaatacatatatctaaCAAAGAACTCCCACCCAGAATACCATCCAAATCAAAATGAACATAtataactacattttttttaaaagtaggcaaCCTATACAAACatgccaaaataatttttgaccaaggtacaaaagcaattcaatggaagGATACTCCATGACCCTATAATTTCATGTCAAGATGTCTATCCAAGAAAAGTTGGCTAATATGTGGACAAGGAGACATGTACAAAATATTTGTAGAAGTACTATACATTAAAGAGGCAATGATCTAATAGTTCAT includes the following:
- the COMMD8 gene encoding COMM domain-containing protein 8 isoform X1, with the translated sequence MEPEEGTPLWQLQKLPAELGPQLLHKIIDGICGRAYPLHQDYHSVWDSTEWKNVLEDITKFFKAVVGKNLSDEEIFQQLNQLNSFHQQAVMKCLKSRKDEIKQALLEEIVDISSAQLQDFDWQLKLALSSDKIATLQMPLLNLHLDIKENGEVKPYSVEMSKEELQNLINSLEAANKVVLQLK
- the COMMD8 gene encoding COMM domain-containing protein 8 isoform X2; this translates as MEPEEGTPLWQLQKLPAELGPQLLHKIIDGICGRAYPLHQDYHSVWDSTEWKNVLEDITKFFKAVVGKNLSDEEIFQQLNQLNSFHQQAVMKCLKSRKDEIKQALLEEIVDISSAQLQDFDWQLKLALSSDKIATLQMPLLNLHLDIKENGEVKPYSVEMSKEELQNLINSLEAANKKQ